In Sulfitobacter guttiformis, the genomic stretch CCGCTTCGAGATAGGTAATGCTTGGATATAAACGTAACGGGATCAACAGTGGGATCAATATCTACGTCAATCCGAAATACGGAGCCGGATTGAATATCTGCGCTAACCGCGCAGTTAAGGGCTGTTATTCTTCGATCTCGGGATGGTTCCCAGTTAACACCGAGAACAATATCATCGTGAGCAATTCGGGTGTGTCTCGACTTTTGGGATCTGGTATTTTTTGCGCGCCATTGCGTAAGTTGCGCTTTCTCATAGGCCAATAAGGTTTTTTCAAACCAAAAAATCCTAGAATATATCGTCCTCACATTGGCCTTACGACCTCCGGACGAAGGTAACCGCTTCAGGCCGTTGATACTGGCGTCATTAACCAGATGTTTGAGAATGTTAATGGTTTAGAGAGACCGTGAATGTCGCGCCTTGCTTTCCCTTGCAGGGTTTGTGCAGCAGGCGAATACCTGTAACCTTTTGCTTACTGTTGCCTGTTGGCTTTTTGCCGTTAGCGCCATTAAGGGAAAACTCATCTGGATTTGAGAGATAGTTAGTCCCACAGCTTCCGCAGCTTAGCCCTGTCAGCAGGCCATTTTGAGACAAAACCCTTTGCAGCTCATCATCAAATTGTTCATTAGATAAGACTGGCAGCTGGATGCCGCATTCCGAGTTTCCTCACACATTGAAGTTCACCACCTGTCCTGGGGCTGGGAATATTTGCGCTAACGACAGTTTTTAAATACTCTTGCCCAACACCTTCCTTTCCGAAGTTTTGACAAGAGCGCTCACGACGTAGAAACCATATTGGCTTGTTGACGCATTTACGAAAGCCCAATCCGCAAGAAATCTAAAAGGGCTCATGCGCGGCTTTCAGCGCCCAGACAATACCCCCTGATCACATGAAGCCATGCGACAATTACAGCTCAAAATCAAAAGGTTGCCGAAAATTAATTCGGCAACCTTTGTTGGCAGTGTCCTACAGTTGAAAATGCTTCACGATGATACGCGGCCCTTTTTTTGATTCTGCACCAGTGACTGCAAGCTTAATTTAGCCTGCTTTTGCCTGAACCATCGTTCTGGTCGGGAAGGGAATATCGATCCCGCCGGCATCCATCGCCTCTTTGACATTACGGGTGACATCTGCGCGATAGGCAAAATAGACAGATGCATCGCACCAGACCCGCACAAGAAAATCAACAGAACTGTCGCCTAGATTAGTCACCTGAATGAACGGCGCAGGATCTGCGTGCGAACGCTCATCCGCCATGATCGTGTCGCGGATGATCTCCTCGGCCTGTTTGAGGTTCACGCCATAGCCCACACCAAACGTCCACTCTGCACGGCGCGTCGTGTTGGTCGAATAATTGGTGATAATATTGCCCCACACTTTTGCGTTGGGCACGATTACCTGAACATTGCTCAAATCAGCCATTTCGGTAAAATTGAGGCTGATCGCCTTTACCGTGCCCATTTTGTCAGCCACTTCGACGAAATCGCCAATTTTTATGGGGCGAAACAGGATCAGCATTACCCCAGCCGCCACGTTGGACAGGGTCCCCTGTAGCGCAAGGCCGATCGCCAGGCCCGCCGCACCAATAATCGCCACCACAGATGTAGTCTGGACGCCGAAAGTATTTAGCACGAAAAGGATCGTGAACCCCATGATCACATAGCGTGCAATCGAGGCCAGAAATTCGAACAGCATATCATCAAGATGCCTGTTCTTTTTGCTTAACTTGACGATACGGCCCTGTACCCAGACGGATACTGTCCACCCGATAAACAGGATCGCCAACGCCCCCAGAACCGAGCCTGCCGTAGACGCCAAAAACTCCAGAGTTAACAAATCAGCAAGGGTTTTTCCCTGCCAAAGCTCAGCACTCATTATATTTTTCAACGTTTCCATTTTATCAAAGTCCGTCCATCTTGCGCGCCAACTTGGCATCCAAGGTACTCAGCCCGTCAACATCATGCGTTGTCAGTGTGACTGTCACCTTGTTGTACACATTGGACCATTCGGGGTGATGCCCCCACTTCTCCGCCCAGATAGCCGCAGAAGCCATCCAGCCAAAAGCATGGGCAAAGTCGTCAAATTTAAATGTTTTTACGATTGCATCCCGCCCGTCCACCATTTCCCAGCCATTTTGCAACAGCGGGTCAAGCAACGGGCCACGTGTCTCAGCGCTTAATTTCTCGGTCATTCCTGTTCCTCGATTTCAGTCTTCTTGAAAGGGCCATATTCGGTCAGCACCTCGATTTCTTCATCCACGGCGGCCCGCTCTGCTTCCAGATAATCACCCACCGCGCGGGCGAAACCCGCATCGCGCATCCAGTGGAGCGACCACGTCGGCGTGGGCAGATACCCTCGCGCCAGCTTATGCTCGCCCTGCGCGCCAGCTTCGACCGTCCCTAACCCCATGGTGATGGCAATGTCGATGGCACGGTAATAGCACAGTTCGAAATGCAGGCATGAGTGGTGCTCGGTACAGCCCCAATAACGGCCAAACAGAGCATCCGCTCCGATAAAGTTTAGCGCGCCGGCAATCCAGCGGCCGTTTCGCTGTGCCAAAACCAGCGCCATATCATCACGTAAGACCTCTTGCGCGATATCAAAGAATGCGCGGGTCAAATAAGGTGTGCCCCATTTTCGCATACCCGTATCCTGATAAAACACCCAGAAAGCGTCCCAGTGCTCGGGCGTAATCTCGTCGCCCGTAAATGTATGGATTGTCCCCCCGAACCCTTGCGCCGTAGCGCGTTCCTTGCGCATATTCTTACGCTTGCGGGAACTTAGATCGTCAAGGAACCCGTCGAAATCTGCGTAGCCGTCGTTGCGCCAATGGAATTGCTGGCTCTTGCGCGGCATCAGACCCAGCTTCTCGGCCCTCTGCGCCTCATCGCCGGTACAGAATGTCACGTTAAGCGAGCTCAAATTATTGTTTTGCGTCAGCTGCACCGCACCCTGAACCAGTGCATCAAAGCCGGCCTCCTCAAAGCCTGTCCGCGTTAAAAACCGCCGCCCCGTCGCAGGGGTATGCGGCACCGCGACCTGTAACTTTGGATAGTAGTGCCCCCCTGCACGCTCGTACGCACTCGCCCATGCGTGGTCGAAGATATACTCGCCTTGGCTGTGGGATTTGGCATAAAGCGGGGCAACACCGATGATCTGTCCCTCGATACTTGCCGTCAGGTATTGGGGCTGCCAACCTGTGCCCGGCCCCACGCTGCCGCTGTCTTCGAGCGCTTTGAGAAAACGGTGCGTGGTGAAGGGATCATTCGGCCGCGCTCCGCCAACAGCCTCGGGGCAAGCGCAGGCATCCCAGTCTGCTGCGTCAATATCCGACAGCGACCCTATGATCCTGATTTCGACCTCTTGCGCGCTCATTGCGGTATCCTTGTTGGCAACCTGACTGGGGCTAAAGGTGGCACGCCGCGGCAGATGTTCAAGCGCCGGATACGGCGGCATAGCCCTCAAAAGTAATCGTATCCACTACACGGCGGGCTTTGGCCTCTTGCGCGGCGCTGCGCACTGTCCAGCAATTGATCACAGCTCCTGCATTTTTCAGCTCGGACACGCGGTCACTGTGAAGGTCGTCAACTTCGTGGCTGATAAAGGATGCGCCCACACGGGTATAGTCGGGGATGCCCCGCAGCACCGCGCAGGTCGCAGCAGAGAGTGGCCACTGATCAGGCCTGTAGGCAGAGGTTGTCAGGCCACGTGGCACATCCGGAGAAAGTGCCTGCATCATTGCAACTGCATGGGGATTGAATGACATCACAGCAACGTCCCCCTTGTAGCCATGCAATGCCGTCGCGGTCGCCCGCTCCAACAGGCCTACTTTCGGGCCCATCGCGCCATCCTGATCCTTAAGCTCTATCAATAGCGGGACCTGCCCTGCGACGATCTCCAGCACTTCTTGCAGGTCCGGTATCCCCTCGTTTCCGCCGCGCAACGCGGTAGATTTGAGAGTATCTGCACTGAACAGCTGCACCGCGCCCTGCATCTCGGTCAACCGCTCGAGATGATAGTCATGGAAAACCATCGCCGCGCCGTCAGCACTCAGCTGGACATCGATTTCGATACCATAGCCACCCGCAATCGCCGCGCGGATCGCTGCACGGGAGTTTTCGGGGCGGCCTTTCGCCACATCATGCAGCGCACGGTGGGCGAAAGGCGTGAGCGCAAAGCTGCGCGGCAGGACGGGAGTGGTCATGATATTTCGAAGATGCCTTCGATTTCTACCGCAACGCCAAGGGGCAGCGCCCCTGCGGAAACGGCCGAGCGCGCATGGCGTCCCGCATCACCCAACACTTCGACCAGAAAGTCGGAACAGCCGTTGATCACTTTCGGCTGGTCGGTAAAGTCTTTTGTAGAGTTCACAAACCCTGTCAGTTTGACCACGCGCACAAGTCGGTCAATGTCGCCGCCACAGGCCGCTTTAACTTGCGCAAGCAACTGCAAAGCGCAGGTTTGTGCCGCAGCAGCGCCGTCTTCAACGCTCATGTTATCGCCCAGCACACCCAGGATCAGGCCGTCGTCGTTGCGCGAAATCTGGCCAGAAACATAGACGGTGTTGCCGACCTGCACAAAGGGCACATAATTCGCCGCAGGGGCAGAGGCGTCAGGCAGGGTGATGCCGTGGTCAGTCAGGCGTTTAGCAATGCTCATCTTGGATTGTCCTTTGGTAAATATGTTCGGGATGACGCTAGCGTTGTTGACACAGACGCGAAAGACCCCGTCTCAGCTTTCACGCCATGACTTTACAAAATAATCAGTAACGGGCTTCAGTAGATAGGTCAGCGGAGAGCGGTCGCCGGTTTTGATAAAAGCATCCACCGGCATTCCCGGTAACAGCTGTGTCCCTTCGGGCAAGCGCTCCATCTCACCGGGCGAGAGGGTAATTTCGGCACGAAAAAAACTGGCGCCAGTCGTGTCGTCAATAATGGAATCAGCTGAAATCAGGATAACCCGGCCTTTGAGTTCGGGCGTTGTCCGTTGATCAAGGGAGGAAAGACGCAGGTTCACCTCCTGCCCTACAGAAATTTCATCTACATTGGTGGGCCGTACTTGCGCCACGATAACCAGTGGACGGTCCTGCGGCACCAGAAACATGAGCGGCTCCGCAGCTCGAATGACAGAACGCGGGGTCGTCACTTTTAGCTCGTAGATTATGCCAGAGACCGGTGCTCGGATATCCAGCCTGTCAATTGTCGCCAGCAGGGCGCGCCGTTGCTCTATCAATGACAACTCGCGGAAACGGATTTCACGCATCTGGGTAATTGCCTCTTCCCGCCCCGATGTCCCCAGCTTGAGGCCAATAATCTCGATTTCTGTAATGCGCCCCTCCGCCTGTGCCCGCGCTGCAACGAGACGCCCGATTTCACCCGCCAGTCGCGCTTTCTCCCGCTGGAGGCTGAGAACTGTCGCCGCCTGCGCCAGCCCTTGATCCAACAGTTGTTGCTGGCTGCCCAGCTGCTTCTCGATCAATTCCAGCTGCGTAGCGAGGGACATTTCCTGCGCTGTGATACCGTTGATCTGATCCTCGATCTGGTTGGTCTGCTTTTCCAGTTGTTCGATCTCGCGGGCAACACTATCGCGACGGGCTTCAAACAGATTTATCTGCCCTTCCATCAACTCTTTTGCATCAGCGTCGAGGCGCCCCACCTTAACCAGATCATCGGGAAAGCTTATGATCTCGTCGCCGTCACGCTGGGCTTGAAGACGCCCGCGGCGGGCCATCAATTCATAAAGCTGCCCCTCAATCAACGTCAGTTCTGAGCGGGCTTGCTGGGCATCAAGTTGCAGCAATAAGTCACCGGCATTAACCAGATCTCCCTCATTCACAAGGATTTCGGCAATTGTGCCGCCGCTGTCATGCTGCACGACCTGCCTGTTGCGCTCTACTTCGATCCGGCCGGAGGCCACGATTGCGCCGGCGATATTGGAGGTGACCGACCATGTGCCGAAGCCGCCGAACAAAACAGCAATACCGATAAAACCGATCAAGACAGGCTGCCATGCGCTCCATTTGTCAGATTTTTTCACGTCACGCCTCCTGTGCCCTTAGGCGCTTGCTGAATGTCTTTGTGGTTCTTGACCATCCCTTTAAGAACCTCGTCCTTGGGACCAAAGGCCACGCGCATTCCGCCGTCCAGCATCAACAGCATGTCACATTCCTGAATGGCAGCGGGACGGTGCGCCATAATCAGAACCGACCGTCCGGTTTCTTTCATCCCTCGGATTGCGCGGTTGAGCGCATCCGACCCGATATTATCGAGATTCGAGTTCGGTTCATCGAGCACCAGAATTACAGGATCGTCGTAAAGGGCGCGGGCAAGACCAATCCGCTGCATCTGCCCGCCTGACAAACGGACCTGTCCAGCTTGGATCATGGTGTCATACCCTGCAGGAAGCTCGAGGATCATCTCATGAGCGGCAGCCATCTTTGCAGCGGCCACAACCTTCGCATCGTCGGGCACATCCGCAAGGCGCGCAATATTCTGCGCAATCGTGCCATCAAACAACGAAACCCGCTGCGGCAAGTAGCCGATATGACGGCCCAATGTCTCGGACCCATAATGCTCGAGCGCAGCACCGTCGAGGCGGATCGAACCGCCCGCGGGACGCCACACTCCGGTCAAAGTACGCGCCAGCGACGATTTTCCTGCACCGGACGGGCCGATCACCCCAAGGGCCTGCCCCGGTGCAACCTTGAAAGAAATAGATTTTAGGGCTGCCTGCTTTTCGCCCGGCGGCACAACAGTGAGGTTTTTTGCCTCCAGTCCGGCCCGCGGCTTTGGCAATTCGGTGCGCGACACCTTCGGCTGCACGACGCCCAAAAGCTCTGCCAAATTCCTCCAGCCGGTCATGCCGCGCTGGACGACCGGCCACTGGTTCAACGCCATTTCAACGGGTGCCAAGGCACGGCCCAACAGGATAGACCCCGCAATCATCGCCCCAGGCGTAAGCTCGTTTTGCAAAACCAGATAGGCGCCCATACCTAACATCGCAGATTGCAAGAACAGGCGGATGGTTTTCGTCATCGAGGTAAAGGTGCCCCCGACATCTGTTGCACGCACTTGCCCGTCGAGCGCCTCGCTGCGGGCTTTTTGCCAACGGGTAAATGCAGCATCCCGCATACCCATCGCTTGGACCATCTCTGCCTCGGTCCGGATCTGGTCGGCCATACTGCCAGCTTGCTGGCCCGCAATGGCGGCGCGGGCCTGCGCCCCGCGCGACAAATACTGGTTCGCAATCGCAATCACGACCAGCACCGCACCTCCGATTAGCGCCAAATAACCCAGATATGCATGGAACACGAAAATGCCTGCAAAGAAGATTGGCGTCCACGGCAGATCGAATGCCGCCATCAAAACCGGTGATGTAATTGTACGCTGCACTGCTTCGAGATCGGCAAGACTGGCGTTGGTTTTGGTGTCAGGGGCCACGGCAGATTTGCGAATTACCGCGTCAAACACACGGCGGTCCAGATCATCCTGAAACCGCGCCCCTACCCGCGCCATGATGCGGCCCCGCGTGTAATCGAGGATGCCCATAACGCCGTACAAAAACACAACCAACAGCGACAGGGCGACCAGCGTTTCTTGGCTGCCCGAGCCGAGTACTCGGTCATATACCTGCAACATATAAAGCGGACCGGTAAGCATCAGCAGGTTTGCGAACGCGGAGAATAGGCCGACTGTCCAATAGAGCGAGCGGCTGCGCTTGCGCACCTGTCTCAGCTCGTTCAGACCGCGCTTTACGATATCGCTCTGCATTCAATCCCTTCCTGTGGCCTTGTCCGGCCCTCTGTTCCCGCGCCTGAATTGCGCAGGCTGGTAATTCGGGCACACTAATACAGTGCCCCGTATCACTTTATCGCTTATTGGATAATACCGCCCTAGCGATCTCCGCTGTTGCGGTTAGAAGAGCCGCCTCCGCCAATCCCGCCAAAGATATCCTGCAAAACCTGATCAATAATATTCCCAGGGCGCTGGGGCGCTGGGGCCTGCGAAACCGGTGCCTGTTCAACAGGCATTACCTCGTTTACGTCACCATTGAAAATAACTTGTGCAGGTGCTGGCAGGACCATTGGCAAGGGCTTGACCGGAACGCCCTCGTGTACTCGGCTCATCACTTCACGCCATATCTCGGTGGGCAGGCCGCCGCCTGTGACCCCTTTTAGTGGAGTGTTGTCGTCATAACCCATCCAAACACCAGCAACGTAGTCAGCGGAGAAGCCGATAAACCACGCGTCTTTGGCCGCTGATGTGGTACCTGTTTTCCCAGCAAGCTGGCGCCCGCCGAATTGTGCGCGCTGGCCCGTCCCTTCCGAGACGACCTTTTCCATCATATAGATCAGCTGACCTGCGGCGGTTTCCTGAATGACCCGCTCCCCTATGCCACCGCCGGTCCCCATCAACGCTTCTGAATCGCCTTGCAGGCGCAGATCTATCAGGCCGTATGGCGTAACCGATGATCCGCCATTCAGAATGCCGGCGAACGCGCCTGTCATCTCGATCAATGTGCTTTCGGAGGCGCCAAGCGCCAGCGCCGGACCAGCAGCAAGGTCATTCTTGATCCCGAACTGCGATGCAACGATGCTTACAGTCTCGCGGCCAACTGATTCAGATATTTTCACTGCTGGAATATTCAGCGATTGGGCCAAGGCATTTGTCATCGTGGTCTGGCCGCTAAAGCTGTTCGTGTAGTTTTTGGGACACCACTGGCCCGATCCGGGGATGTTTAGGCAATAAGGGCTGTCGTCCACCAGATCGTTCGGCGAGTACCCCAGATCAAGCGCGGCGGCATAGACGAACGGCTTGAAAGCTGATCCAGTCTGCCGCAACGCCTGTGTGGCTCGGTTAAACGCTCCCGACACCTTGGTTTTACGCCCGCCCACCATCGCACGCACAGCACCGTCCGCACTCATCACCACAATCGCGGCCTGCGCTTTGGATCCTTCGCGCACCTTGTTGTCAAAGACCCATTGCAATCCCTCGACTGCGGCGCGCTGCATCCTCTGGTCCAGCGTTGTGCGGATAATGACATCTTCGGTAGTGTTTCGGGTAAAAAACTCCGGCCCTGTGGAC encodes the following:
- a CDS encoding mechanosensitive ion channel family protein, with protein sequence METLKNIMSAELWQGKTLADLLTLEFLASTAGSVLGALAILFIGWTVSVWVQGRIVKLSKKNRHLDDMLFEFLASIARYVIMGFTILFVLNTFGVQTTSVVAIIGAAGLAIGLALQGTLSNVAAGVMLILFRPIKIGDFVEVADKMGTVKAISLNFTEMADLSNVQVIVPNAKVWGNIITNYSTNTTRRAEWTFGVGYGVNLKQAEEIIRDTIMADERSHADPAPFIQVTNLGDSSVDFLVRVWCDASVYFAYRADVTRNVKEAMDAGGIDIPFPTRTMVQAKAG
- a CDS encoding 4a-hydroxytetrahydrobiopterin dehydratase; translation: MTEKLSAETRGPLLDPLLQNGWEMVDGRDAIVKTFKFDDFAHAFGWMASAAIWAEKWGHHPEWSNVYNKVTVTLTTHDVDGLSTLDAKLARKMDGL
- a CDS encoding GNAT family N-acetyltransferase; its protein translation is MSAQEVEIRIIGSLSDIDAADWDACACPEAVGGARPNDPFTTHRFLKALEDSGSVGPGTGWQPQYLTASIEGQIIGVAPLYAKSHSQGEYIFDHAWASAYERAGGHYYPKLQVAVPHTPATGRRFLTRTGFEEAGFDALVQGAVQLTQNNNLSSLNVTFCTGDEAQRAEKLGLMPRKSQQFHWRNDGYADFDGFLDDLSSRKRKNMRKERATAQGFGGTIHTFTGDEITPEHWDAFWVFYQDTGMRKWGTPYLTRAFFDIAQEVLRDDMALVLAQRNGRWIAGALNFIGADALFGRYWGCTEHHSCLHFELCYYRAIDIAITMGLGTVEAGAQGEHKLARGYLPTPTWSLHWMRDAGFARAVGDYLEAERAAVDEEIEVLTEYGPFKKTEIEEQE
- a CDS encoding glycerophosphodiester phosphodiesterase family protein; the encoded protein is MTTPVLPRSFALTPFAHRALHDVAKGRPENSRAAIRAAIAGGYGIEIDVQLSADGAAMVFHDYHLERLTEMQGAVQLFSADTLKSTALRGGNEGIPDLQEVLEIVAGQVPLLIELKDQDGAMGPKVGLLERATATALHGYKGDVAVMSFNPHAVAMMQALSPDVPRGLTTSAYRPDQWPLSAATCAVLRGIPDYTRVGASFISHEVDDLHSDRVSELKNAGAVINCWTVRSAAQEAKARRVVDTITFEGYAAVSGA
- a CDS encoding RidA family protein produces the protein MSIAKRLTDHGITLPDASAPAANYVPFVQVGNTVYVSGQISRNDDGLILGVLGDNMSVEDGAAAAQTCALQLLAQVKAACGGDIDRLVRVVKLTGFVNSTKDFTDQPKVINGCSDFLVEVLGDAGRHARSAVSAGALPLGVAVEIEGIFEIS
- a CDS encoding HlyD family type I secretion periplasmic adaptor subunit codes for the protein MKKSDKWSAWQPVLIGFIGIAVLFGGFGTWSVTSNIAGAIVASGRIEVERNRQVVQHDSGGTIAEILVNEGDLVNAGDLLLQLDAQQARSELTLIEGQLYELMARRGRLQAQRDGDEIISFPDDLVKVGRLDADAKELMEGQINLFEARRDSVAREIEQLEKQTNQIEDQINGITAQEMSLATQLELIEKQLGSQQQLLDQGLAQAATVLSLQREKARLAGEIGRLVAARAQAEGRITEIEIIGLKLGTSGREEAITQMREIRFRELSLIEQRRALLATIDRLDIRAPVSGIIYELKVTTPRSVIRAAEPLMFLVPQDRPLVIVAQVRPTNVDEISVGQEVNLRLSSLDQRTTPELKGRVILISADSIIDDTTGASFFRAEITLSPGEMERLPEGTQLLPGMPVDAFIKTGDRSPLTYLLKPVTDYFVKSWRES
- a CDS encoding type I secretion system permease/ATPase, which encodes MQSDIVKRGLNELRQVRKRSRSLYWTVGLFSAFANLLMLTGPLYMLQVYDRVLGSGSQETLVALSLLVVFLYGVMGILDYTRGRIMARVGARFQDDLDRRVFDAVIRKSAVAPDTKTNASLADLEAVQRTITSPVLMAAFDLPWTPIFFAGIFVFHAYLGYLALIGGAVLVVIAIANQYLSRGAQARAAIAGQQAGSMADQIRTEAEMVQAMGMRDAAFTRWQKARSEALDGQVRATDVGGTFTSMTKTIRLFLQSAMLGMGAYLVLQNELTPGAMIAGSILLGRALAPVEMALNQWPVVQRGMTGWRNLAELLGVVQPKVSRTELPKPRAGLEAKNLTVVPPGEKQAALKSISFKVAPGQALGVIGPSGAGKSSLARTLTGVWRPAGGSIRLDGAALEHYGSETLGRHIGYLPQRVSLFDGTIAQNIARLADVPDDAKVVAAAKMAAAHEMILELPAGYDTMIQAGQVRLSGGQMQRIGLARALYDDPVILVLDEPNSNLDNIGSDALNRAIRGMKETGRSVLIMAHRPAAIQECDMLLMLDGGMRVAFGPKDEVLKGMVKNHKDIQQAPKGTGGVT
- a CDS encoding transglycosylase domain-containing protein, yielding MSDSSKRKGPLVAENRYRKMAKPAAAKPTSKPKAKTRRKYAPKRRGGILGFLNAIVRFFFRLIWVIASRSALVGIAVLALIVGYFYTTLPPLDDLLDGRANGSVTMLDQNGEVFAWRGDQFGGPIRANSVSPYLKNAVIATEDRRFYKHFGLSPRGIASAVRINLSEGRGPLSGHGGSTITQQTAKLLCLGEPFDPTAGMTEAQYEAECRRGSIKRKAKEAVYALAMEAKYSKDDILSIYLNRAYMGGGAYGAEAAAQRFFGKSASEVDPAEAATIAGLLTAPSTLSPTSNLERSRNRAATVLRLMNEQGYLTDQEVANAMANPATLSDAAEARAGGYFADWVMSTGPEFFTRNTTEDVIIRTTLDQRMQRAAVEGLQWVFDNKVREGSKAQAAIVVMSADGAVRAMVGGRKTKVSGAFNRATQALRQTGSAFKPFVYAAALDLGYSPNDLVDDSPYCLNIPGSGQWCPKNYTNSFSGQTTMTNALAQSLNIPAVKISESVGRETVSIVASQFGIKNDLAAGPALALGASESTLIEMTGAFAGILNGGSSVTPYGLIDLRLQGDSEALMGTGGGIGERVIQETAAGQLIYMMEKVVSEGTGQRAQFGGRQLAGKTGTTSAAKDAWFIGFSADYVAGVWMGYDDNTPLKGVTGGGLPTEIWREVMSRVHEGVPVKPLPMVLPAPAQVIFNGDVNEVMPVEQAPVSQAPAPQRPGNIIDQVLQDIFGGIGGGGSSNRNSGDR